In Treponema sp. OMZ 798, the following proteins share a genomic window:
- the dxr gene encoding 1-deoxy-D-xylulose-5-phosphate reductoisomerase has product MGKKRVIVLGAGGSIGKNSLEVIRRFPDRFELAGFSVHSNLEFAKTILAEFEDAQFVSTKKNDSNLKYEIDVEAVRQLIEKSRADIVINGIAGSAGLKASVEVIKSGLDLGLANKETIVEAGELIFKDAEKSGSTIIPVDSEHAAIFQLINAHKKENIEKIIITASGGPFLHSPKEKLGTMKLEDALKHPTWKMGGKITIDSASLANKALEVIEAVNLFSFPPEKIEVTVHPQSIIHSMVQCKNGEIFAQASPPDMKNPILNALSFPDMPEPFLKPLDFSQAIKLEFMPPRTDDFPMLALGFEAAKKGGAYPIAFNVANEEAVEAFMQGKIGFTDLADITQEVLNSDWTMKPSSYEEVYDYENRARAVALARILARNSSCNKIY; this is encoded by the coding sequence ATGGGCAAAAAACGGGTTATCGTCCTCGGTGCCGGAGGCTCAATCGGAAAAAACAGCTTGGAAGTAATAAGAAGATTTCCCGATAGGTTTGAGCTTGCAGGTTTTTCCGTGCATTCAAATTTGGAATTTGCAAAAACTATTCTTGCCGAATTTGAAGATGCACAATTTGTTTCTACAAAAAAAAACGATTCTAATTTAAAATACGAGATAGATGTAGAAGCTGTAAGGCAGCTGATCGAAAAATCAAGGGCCGATATAGTCATTAACGGTATAGCGGGTTCGGCAGGCTTAAAGGCTTCCGTCGAAGTTATAAAAAGCGGCTTGGATTTAGGCCTTGCCAATAAAGAAACCATAGTAGAGGCTGGTGAGCTGATTTTTAAAGATGCCGAAAAGTCGGGGAGTACAATAATTCCTGTCGACTCGGAACACGCTGCGATTTTTCAGCTTATAAATGCCCACAAAAAGGAGAACATCGAAAAGATTATAATAACCGCCTCAGGCGGCCCTTTTTTGCACAGTCCTAAGGAAAAGCTCGGCACAATGAAGCTTGAAGATGCCTTAAAGCATCCGACATGGAAGATGGGCGGAAAGATTACGATAGATTCAGCCTCTCTTGCAAACAAGGCCTTGGAAGTAATCGAGGCCGTAAATCTCTTTTCTTTTCCGCCTGAAAAAATCGAAGTTACGGTTCATCCTCAAAGTATAATCCATTCGATGGTGCAGTGTAAAAACGGTGAGATCTTTGCTCAAGCCTCTCCTCCCGATATGAAAAATCCTATTTTAAATGCTTTAAGTTTTCCCGATATGCCTGAACCTTTTTTAAAGCCCTTGGATTTTTCTCAAGCCATAAAACTGGAATTTATGCCTCCCAGAACCGATGACTTCCCCATGCTGGCTTTAGGATTTGAAGCGGCTAAAAAAGGCGGTGCCTATCCTATAGCCTTTAATGTTGCAAATGAAGAAGCCGTTGAGGCCTTTATGCAGGGAAAGATAGGCTTTACCGATTTAGCCGATATTACCCAAGAGGTTTTAAATTCGGATTGGACTATGAAACCTTCTTCTTATGAAGAAGTTTATGACTATGAAAACAGGGCAAGGGCTGTTGCCTTGGCAAGGATCCTTGCCCGCAACTCCTCTTGCAATAAGATTTATTAA
- the rseP gene encoding RIP metalloprotease RseP codes for MIKILIGLIILSIMVFIHELGHFIAAKLCGVVVESFSIGWGPVLFKKKKGDTEYRISAIPMGGYCGMKGEKAFQQAIEENLSAIPKKEGELYGVHPFKRIIIAFAGPFANYISAVLALAIVSAIGSSYYTSSNKIAPVYYYNEADDSPAREADLKMGDVILSINGEKTETFADIVRLIVPEAKEEVTLKIERDGQILTKKLRPKLDPKTGAGIIGFYSFIPLEIEGVKPSSAAELAGLKKDDLIVSVNGIEVANTVDLNRALDAINEKTAELGILRSGNKITATASLIRTENGIDLGLNIKSIKVEIPGTGFFKSIVNGFVSTHKSFILTFKSLSLLFKGVDLRQAVSGPVRITHMLGDVASQGFKAGFLIGLSDILNFVSIISISLFIMNLLPIPILDGGLILFAFIEFIFRRQIHPKVLYYVQFIGIAFIGIVFIFALWGDIGYFLGR; via the coding sequence ATGATTAAGATTTTAATAGGTTTGATTATATTGAGCATCATGGTTTTTATCCATGAACTTGGACATTTTATTGCCGCAAAACTGTGCGGTGTTGTGGTCGAAAGTTTTTCGATAGGCTGGGGCCCTGTTCTTTTTAAAAAAAAGAAGGGAGACACCGAGTATAGAATTTCTGCAATTCCCATGGGAGGCTATTGCGGCATGAAGGGCGAAAAAGCCTTTCAGCAGGCCATCGAAGAAAACTTATCCGCAATTCCTAAAAAGGAAGGAGAGCTTTACGGTGTTCATCCTTTTAAGCGGATTATAATTGCCTTTGCCGGCCCCTTTGCAAACTATATAAGTGCAGTTCTTGCTCTTGCAATTGTAAGTGCCATAGGTTCAAGCTATTATACAAGTTCTAACAAGATAGCTCCCGTTTATTATTACAACGAAGCCGATGACTCTCCCGCCCGCGAGGCCGATTTAAAAATGGGGGATGTGATCTTAAGCATTAACGGCGAAAAAACCGAAACCTTTGCCGACATTGTGCGGCTCATAGTGCCGGAAGCAAAGGAAGAGGTTACCTTAAAAATAGAAAGGGATGGCCAAATCTTAACAAAAAAACTTAGGCCCAAGCTCGACCCAAAAACCGGAGCAGGGATAATAGGTTTTTATTCTTTTATTCCTCTTGAAATAGAAGGAGTAAAGCCTTCTTCTGCAGCCGAGCTTGCAGGGCTTAAAAAGGACGATCTTATTGTATCGGTAAACGGAATTGAAGTTGCCAATACTGTAGACCTAAACCGTGCCCTGGATGCGATAAACGAAAAAACAGCCGAATTAGGGATTTTAAGAAGCGGAAATAAAATCACAGCAACCGCGAGTCTTATCAGAACTGAAAACGGAATAGATCTGGGGCTGAATATAAAGAGCATCAAGGTTGAAATCCCCGGAACCGGATTTTTTAAAAGCATAGTGAACGGCTTTGTTTCGACTCATAAGAGTTTTATATTAACGTTTAAAAGTTTAAGTCTCTTGTTTAAGGGCGTTGACTTGAGGCAGGCCGTTTCAGGACCGGTTCGCATTACCCACATGCTGGGCGATGTCGCCTCCCAAGGTTTTAAGGCCGGTTTTTTAATCGGGCTTTCGGATATCTTAAACTTTGTAAGCATAATTTCTATTTCTCTTTTTATAATGAATTTACTGCCGATTCCGATTTTGGACGGAGGCTTAATTCTTTTCGCCTTTATAGAATTTATTTTTAGAAGACAAATTCATCCGAAGGTGTTGTACTATGTTCAGTTTATCGGCATAGCCTTTATCGGCATAGTTTTTATATTCGCCCTCTGGGGAGACATAGGATATTTTTTAGGAAGGTAA
- a CDS encoding FMN-binding protein, producing the protein MKKICFTIIVFVLSIFLFSCNVKNDEKIVSGIFEGKAEGLMGNISVRVVIEKNEIKNIDILEYADTPGYSDTVFEYLPKRVIEKDSTDVDLVAGATLTSKAFLEAVNDALKKAGIHAEKE; encoded by the coding sequence ATGAAGAAGATTTGTTTTACCATTATAGTTTTTGTTTTGAGTATTTTTTTATTTTCTTGTAATGTAAAAAATGATGAAAAGATTGTTTCAGGTATTTTTGAAGGAAAGGCCGAAGGCTTAATGGGAAATATAAGCGTAAGGGTTGTGATAGAAAAAAACGAAATTAAAAATATAGATATCTTAGAGTATGCCGATACGCCCGGCTACAGCGATACCGTTTTTGAATACCTGCCTAAGAGGGTTATCGAGAAGGATTCTACGGATGTGGATCTTGTGGCCGGGGCTACCCTGACGAGTAAGGCTTTTTTAGAGGCTGTAAATGATGCTTTAAAAAAAGCCGGTATCCATGCCGAAAAAGAATAG
- the leuS gene encoding leucine--tRNA ligase — MAYPFSTIEPKWQKYWEENKTFRTVEDKNYPKDKRLYILDMFPYPSGDGLHVGHPEGYTATDIYSRFLRMNGYNVLHPMGFDSFGLPAENYAIKTGIHPLITTRKNMETFRNQIKSIGLSYDWDREISTSEESYYKWTQWIFLQLFKKGLAYEKEAPINWCPSCLTGLANEEVKDGKCERCGAQIQRKNLRQWILKITEYADRLLEDLDELDWPESIKIMQKNWIGKSTGAEVDFALIDKDGKETGQKIKVYTTRPDTIFGATYMVLAPEHELVKSITTKEQSKAVADYIEETAKKSDLERTDLAKNKTGVFTGAYAINPLTEQKIPVWISDYILISYGTGAIMAVPAHDERDFEFATQFNLPKIKVVAGVEEWEGGKRDFSEEPKACTTEDGYSVNSKQFDGLKTEEAKTKITEHLENLGIAKKAVNYKLRDWIFSRQRYWGEPIPLVHCPCCGIVPIDEHDLPLTLPKVESYTPTGTGESPLAAIDSWVNTKCPKCGKAAKRETNTMPQWAGSCWYYLRYTDPHNSEAFADKEKCDYWMPVDLYVGGTEHAVLHLLYARFWHKVLYDLGLVSTKEPFTRLVNQGMITSFAYMRKNKSLVPVDKVKKISETEFEDMETGEKLEQVIAKMSKSLKNVINPDDIIKEYGADTLRLYEMFLGPLEVSKPWNTSGIMGVFRFLEKIWNLSDREIYKTPVNDTSTPETKALTVLLNKTIRKVTEDTASLNFNTAISQMMIFINEVSKHKKIPHYVWYNFVKLLNPYAPHLAEELWQKMGNDESIAYSHWPMFVEKFCIDQTCTVVVQVNGKLRGKFEAEAGISKEELEKLALANEGAIRNIEGKEIKKIITVPDKLVNIVVQ; from the coding sequence ATGGCTTATCCTTTTAGTACAATAGAACCTAAGTGGCAAAAATATTGGGAAGAAAACAAAACCTTTAGAACAGTCGAAGACAAAAATTATCCCAAGGATAAGAGGCTTTATATTTTAGATATGTTCCCCTATCCTTCGGGAGACGGACTTCATGTAGGACACCCTGAAGGATACACTGCAACGGATATTTACAGCCGTTTTTTACGCATGAACGGATACAATGTACTCCATCCGATGGGGTTTGATTCTTTCGGTCTCCCTGCAGAAAACTATGCAATAAAGACCGGTATTCATCCTCTTATCACTACCCGAAAAAATATGGAAACCTTTAGAAACCAGATAAAGTCCATAGGTTTAAGCTATGATTGGGACAGGGAAATTTCTACAAGCGAAGAATCCTATTATAAATGGACCCAGTGGATCTTTCTCCAATTATTTAAAAAGGGCTTAGCCTACGAAAAAGAAGCCCCCATCAACTGGTGTCCTTCCTGCTTAACAGGCCTTGCCAACGAAGAAGTAAAGGACGGTAAATGCGAAAGGTGCGGAGCTCAAATCCAACGCAAAAACTTGAGGCAGTGGATTTTAAAGATAACCGAATATGCAGACCGCCTCCTAGAGGACTTGGATGAACTCGACTGGCCCGAATCCATAAAAATCATGCAGAAGAACTGGATAGGAAAAAGCACGGGAGCCGAGGTAGATTTTGCTCTCATCGATAAGGACGGAAAAGAAACCGGGCAAAAGATCAAGGTTTATACAACCCGCCCCGACACAATCTTCGGTGCAACCTACATGGTCTTGGCTCCGGAACACGAGCTTGTAAAAAGCATAACAACAAAGGAACAATCAAAAGCCGTTGCCGATTATATAGAGGAGACTGCAAAAAAAAGCGATCTTGAAAGAACCGATCTTGCAAAAAACAAGACCGGCGTTTTTACGGGAGCCTATGCAATCAATCCATTAACAGAGCAAAAAATCCCGGTTTGGATTTCGGACTATATTTTAATCTCTTACGGAACGGGAGCAATTATGGCTGTTCCTGCCCACGATGAAAGGGACTTTGAATTTGCAACTCAGTTCAATTTACCTAAAATCAAGGTAGTAGCCGGAGTAGAAGAATGGGAAGGCGGAAAAAGAGACTTTTCGGAAGAACCCAAGGCTTGTACAACCGAGGACGGCTATTCCGTAAACTCAAAACAATTTGACGGATTAAAAACCGAAGAAGCCAAGACAAAGATAACCGAGCATCTTGAAAATCTCGGTATTGCAAAAAAAGCCGTAAACTATAAGCTCCGCGACTGGATCTTCAGCCGACAGCGCTATTGGGGAGAGCCCATACCCTTGGTACACTGCCCATGCTGCGGCATAGTCCCCATAGACGAGCATGATCTTCCCCTAACACTGCCGAAAGTAGAGAGCTATACACCTACAGGAACAGGAGAAAGCCCCTTGGCTGCAATCGATTCTTGGGTAAACACAAAATGCCCCAAGTGCGGGAAAGCAGCAAAACGAGAAACCAATACCATGCCCCAGTGGGCAGGCTCTTGCTGGTACTACCTCCGATACACAGATCCTCATAACAGCGAAGCCTTTGCCGACAAGGAAAAATGCGATTATTGGATGCCGGTTGACCTCTATGTAGGAGGAACGGAGCATGCCGTTCTACACCTATTATATGCAAGATTTTGGCACAAGGTCTTATATGACTTAGGTCTTGTTTCTACAAAGGAACCCTTTACACGGCTTGTAAATCAGGGAATGATAACCTCCTTTGCCTATATGCGGAAAAACAAAAGCCTTGTTCCGGTCGATAAGGTCAAAAAAATATCCGAAACCGAATTTGAAGACATGGAAACAGGCGAAAAACTTGAGCAGGTAATAGCCAAGATGTCCAAGAGCTTAAAGAACGTTATCAACCCCGACGACATCATAAAGGAATACGGAGCAGACACCTTGCGCCTCTACGAAATGTTCTTAGGCCCATTGGAGGTTTCAAAACCATGGAACACAAGCGGCATCATGGGCGTGTTCAGATTTTTGGAAAAGATCTGGAACCTTTCCGACAGGGAAATATACAAAACTCCCGTCAACGATACCTCGACTCCTGAAACTAAGGCCTTGACCGTTCTCTTAAATAAGACGATTCGAAAGGTAACCGAGGATACAGCCTCTCTTAACTTTAACACGGCCATAAGCCAGATGATGATTTTTATAAATGAGGTTTCAAAGCACAAAAAGATACCCCACTATGTTTGGTATAATTTTGTAAAACTTTTAAACCCCTACGCTCCCCACTTGGCTGAAGAGCTTTGGCAAAAGATGGGGAATGACGAATCGATAGCCTATTCTCACTGGCCCATGTTTGTCGAAAAATTCTGTATCGATCAAACATGCACAGTTGTAGTGCAGGTAAACGGAAAGCTCCGCGGTAAGTTTGAGGCTGAGGCAGGAATCTCTAAAGAGGAATTAGAAAAGCTTGCACTCGCAAATGAGGGAGCAATCCGCAACATTGAAGGCAAGGAGATTAAAAAGATAATTACCGTGCCGGATAAGCTTGTAAATATTGTAGTGCAGTAG
- a CDS encoding aminopeptidase yields the protein MDFKRNIEKYVELILKVGLNIQKGDGIFVLVNEHSIGMVREVTKQAYKMGAKDVIYDFSDDEMTLARYAYGDEGIFKEMPKFKIDYMEAAYKNNYHRLAIVADNPELLKNADAKKVSEWNKTRAIASKPIMKYTMENHVKWCVAAHPTPAWAKSVFPELPEDQALAKLWEKVFDATRVSMDDPVAAWKEHDAALKKHQNFLNEMAFEKLLYKGPGTDLEVYLTEGHRWVGGSGKSTRGDVFMANIPTEEVFSMPHAFKVNGKLKATKPLAARGRIIDDFHFTFKDGKVVDFDAKEGKEVLQSLLDSDEGASRLGEVALVADDSPISNTGVLFKNTLFDENASCHFAIGNAYSENIKGGAELSDEDKKKIGMNNSIIHVDFMVGGPELSVIGVKKDGTQVQILKNGNWAI from the coding sequence ATGGATTTTAAACGCAATATAGAAAAATATGTTGAGCTTATTTTAAAAGTCGGCCTTAATATACAAAAGGGCGACGGAATTTTTGTGCTTGTAAACGAACACTCAATCGGCATGGTTCGGGAAGTTACAAAGCAGGCTTATAAGATGGGAGCCAAGGATGTTATCTATGATTTTTCGGATGACGAGATGACCCTTGCCCGCTATGCCTATGGCGATGAAGGCATTTTTAAGGAAATGCCCAAATTTAAAATCGACTACATGGAAGCAGCCTATAAAAATAACTATCACCGTCTTGCCATAGTAGCCGACAATCCAGAGCTCTTAAAAAATGCCGATGCAAAAAAAGTTTCGGAATGGAATAAGACAAGGGCTATAGCCTCAAAACCGATAATGAAATATACAATGGAAAACCATGTAAAGTGGTGCGTTGCTGCCCACCCTACTCCGGCTTGGGCAAAATCGGTCTTCCCCGAATTACCCGAAGACCAAGCCCTTGCCAAACTTTGGGAAAAAGTCTTTGATGCAACAAGGGTCAGCATGGACGATCCTGTCGCCGCATGGAAAGAACACGATGCAGCCTTAAAAAAGCATCAAAACTTTTTAAACGAAATGGCCTTTGAAAAACTTTTATACAAGGGACCGGGAACAGACTTGGAAGTATACCTTACAGAAGGCCACCGCTGGGTAGGCGGTTCAGGCAAGAGCACAAGAGGAGACGTCTTTATGGCCAATATTCCGACCGAAGAAGTTTTTTCGATGCCGCATGCCTTTAAAGTAAACGGAAAACTAAAAGCCACAAAACCTCTGGCTGCCAGAGGAAGAATTATCGATGATTTTCATTTTACATTTAAGGACGGAAAGGTTGTAGATTTCGATGCCAAGGAAGGAAAGGAAGTGCTTCAATCCCTCTTAGATTCCGATGAAGGAGCAAGCCGACTAGGAGAGGTCGCTCTCGTCGCAGATGATTCCCCCATCAGCAACACGGGAGTTCTTTTTAAAAACACCCTCTTTGACGAAAATGCATCCTGTCACTTTGCAATAGGAAATGCCTACAGCGAAAACATAAAAGGAGGAGCCGAACTTTCAGATGAAGATAAGAAAAAAATAGGAATGAACAATTCTATAATTCATGTAGACTTCATGGTAGGCGGCCCCGAACTTTCGGTTATAGGTGTTAAAAAAGACGGAACTCAAGTCCAAATCCTAAAAAACGGAAACTGGGCGATATAA
- a CDS encoding dicarboxylate/amino acid:cation symporter: MNKKLVWMIFIAFILGLVVGIVLWQTGVDVGGYVTWVSPFGNILVSMLKMIVIPVIFLSLISGAASLPTKEFGKIGVKVIIWYFVTSLFAAIVGSFLALAFNPGSGTSHAEWASLMSMGSAEVTPASAGSLADVFLGMFQNPFKALAQGNFLAIIVFAIAFGIALKIISEKNDVKLQEGAKLFLNIVETCKETVFKMVDWILAYSPIGVFCLTSVNFAQYGSKLFGPYVMLTLGVVIGILAMVFVVYPVMIAISTRKNPIKIMMQIREPMLTAFVTRSSAASLPVSLRTAKETLHISDNLSSFSLPLGSTVNMDGVCVHLPMFAVLAANMFGADIGFTALLVLVITTVLASVGAGGVPGGSLMLLFIILQNMNLDPAQIAVIVGLALGINPILDMFETMNNVAGDLVCTYCVADMSGMIENEEKK; encoded by the coding sequence ATGAATAAAAAGCTCGTATGGATGATTTTTATAGCATTCATCCTTGGTTTGGTTGTCGGTATCGTCCTTTGGCAAACAGGTGTCGATGTTGGCGGTTATGTAACTTGGGTATCGCCTTTTGGAAATATCCTTGTATCTATGTTAAAGATGATCGTTATTCCGGTTATCTTTTTGTCTCTTATTTCCGGTGCGGCTTCTTTACCGACAAAGGAATTCGGTAAGATAGGCGTTAAGGTTATAATTTGGTATTTTGTTACTTCTCTGTTTGCAGCGATTGTAGGATCCTTCCTTGCTCTCGCCTTTAATCCGGGATCGGGAACTTCTCATGCCGAATGGGCAAGTTTAATGAGTATGGGATCGGCCGAGGTTACTCCGGCTTCCGCAGGTTCTCTTGCCGATGTATTTTTGGGTATGTTTCAAAACCCATTTAAGGCTCTTGCTCAAGGTAACTTCTTAGCTATTATCGTTTTTGCCATTGCTTTCGGAATCGCGTTAAAAATAATTTCCGAAAAGAATGATGTAAAATTGCAGGAAGGTGCAAAACTGTTTTTAAATATTGTTGAAACTTGTAAAGAAACCGTATTTAAGATGGTTGACTGGATATTGGCTTATTCTCCCATAGGTGTATTTTGTTTGACTTCCGTAAACTTTGCACAATACGGTTCAAAACTTTTCGGTCCCTATGTAATGCTGACCCTCGGTGTTGTTATAGGTATTCTTGCAATGGTGTTTGTTGTTTACCCTGTAATGATTGCAATTTCGACGCGCAAAAATCCGATTAAGATTATGATGCAGATACGAGAGCCCATGCTGACAGCCTTTGTTACCCGAAGCTCTGCAGCCTCTCTTCCCGTATCTTTGAGAACGGCAAAAGAAACCTTACACATAAGCGATAATCTTTCATCGTTTTCGCTTCCCCTCGGTTCAACCGTAAACATGGACGGTGTATGCGTTCACCTGCCTATGTTTGCAGTTTTGGCTGCAAATATGTTCGGAGCGGATATCGGGTTTACAGCCCTCTTGGTTTTGGTCATTACAACGGTTCTTGCCTCAGTCGGAGCGGGCGGTGTTCCGGGCGGAAGCTTGATGCTTTTATTCATTATTTTGCAAAATATGAATTTAGATCCGGCACAGATAGCTGTCATCGTAGGTCTTGCCCTCGGTATCAATCCTATTCTAGATATGTTTGAAACGATGAACAATGTCGCCGGAGACTTGGTATGTACCTACTGTGTTGCCGATATGTCGGGAATGATTGAAAATGAAGAAAAAAAATAA